A genome region from Defluviimonas aquaemixtae includes the following:
- the parE gene encoding DNA topoisomerase IV subunit B, translating to MADDLLTARADAYDAHSIEVLEGLEPVRKRPGMYIGGTDERALHHLVAEVLDNSMDEAVAGHANRIEVELHDDYAVTIRDNGRGIPIDPHPKFPDKSALEVILCTLHAGGKFSGKAYETSGGLHGVGASVVNALSDSMVVEVARGKELYEQRFSRGIPLGPVKKIGPAPNRRGTTVTFHADEEIFGHHRFKPARLMKMVRSKAYLFSGVEIRWKTAIDDGETPTEATFHFPGGLADYLNEQMNGSTTYADRPFAGKVSFQEKFREPGSVEWAINWTPSRDGFLQSYCNTVPTPEGGTHEAGFWAAILKGIRAYGELVNNKKAAQITRDDLMGGACALVSCFIRDPAFVGQTKDRLSTEAAAKMTEGAVRDHFDNWLAADTKSAGAILDFLVLRAEERLRRRQEKETARKSATKKLRLPGKLVDCSATSREGTELFIVEGDSAGGSAKMARDRRTQALLPLRGKILNVLGAASSKLGSNQEISDLTQALGCGLGTRFNIDDLRYDKVIIMTDADVDGAHIASLLMTFFFTQMRPLIDKGHLYLACPPLYRLTQGAKRIYVADDAEKERMMEKGLGGPKGKSGGKIDVQRFKGLGEMDAKDLKDTTMNPATRKLIRVSIHDEVPGETGDLVERLMGKKPELRFQYISENARFVEELDV from the coding sequence ATGGCCGACGATCTCCTCACCGCCCGGGCGGATGCCTACGACGCCCATTCCATCGAAGTGCTCGAAGGGCTGGAACCGGTGCGCAAGCGCCCCGGCATGTATATCGGCGGCACCGACGAACGGGCGCTGCATCACCTCGTCGCCGAGGTCCTCGACAACTCGATGGACGAGGCCGTCGCGGGCCACGCGAACCGGATCGAGGTCGAACTGCACGACGACTACGCGGTGACGATCCGCGACAATGGCCGCGGCATCCCGATCGACCCGCACCCCAAGTTTCCCGACAAATCGGCATTGGAGGTCATCCTCTGCACCCTCCATGCCGGCGGCAAGTTCTCCGGCAAGGCATATGAGACCTCGGGCGGCCTCCACGGCGTCGGCGCCTCCGTCGTCAACGCGCTCTCCGATTCCATGGTCGTCGAAGTCGCGCGGGGCAAGGAGCTTTACGAGCAGCGCTTCTCGCGCGGCATCCCCCTCGGCCCGGTGAAAAAGATCGGCCCCGCCCCGAACCGGCGCGGCACCACCGTCACCTTCCACGCCGACGAGGAGATCTTCGGCCACCACCGCTTCAAGCCGGCGCGGCTGATGAAGATGGTCCGCTCCAAGGCCTATCTCTTCTCGGGCGTCGAGATCCGCTGGAAAACCGCCATCGACGACGGCGAGACGCCGACCGAGGCCACGTTCCACTTCCCCGGCGGGCTGGCAGACTACCTCAATGAACAGATGAACGGCTCCACGACATATGCCGACCGCCCCTTCGCCGGCAAGGTCAGCTTTCAGGAGAAGTTCCGCGAACCGGGCTCCGTCGAATGGGCGATCAACTGGACCCCCTCGCGCGACGGCTTCCTCCAATCCTACTGCAACACCGTGCCCACCCCCGAGGGCGGCACGCATGAGGCCGGGTTCTGGGCCGCGATCCTGAAGGGCATCCGCGCGTATGGCGAACTCGTCAACAACAAGAAGGCCGCGCAGATCACCCGCGACGACCTCATGGGCGGGGCCTGCGCGCTCGTCTCCTGCTTCATCCGCGACCCCGCCTTCGTCGGGCAAACGAAGGACCGGCTCTCGACCGAGGCGGCGGCGAAGATGACCGAGGGCGCGGTGCGCGACCATTTCGACAACTGGCTCGCCGCCGACACCAAATCCGCCGGTGCCATACTCGACTTCCTCGTTCTCCGCGCCGAGGAGCGCCTGCGGCGGCGGCAGGAGAAGGAGACGGCGCGCAAATCCGCCACCAAGAAGCTGCGCCTGCCCGGCAAGCTCGTCGACTGCTCGGCCACCAGCCGCGAGGGAACGGAGCTGTTCATCGTCGAGGGCGACAGCGCGGGCGGCTCCGCCAAGATGGCCCGCGACCGCAGGACCCAGGCCCTCCTGCCGCTGAGGGGCAAGATCCTGAACGTCCTTGGCGCCGCCTCCTCGAAGCTCGGCTCGAACCAGGAGATCAGCGACCTGACCCAGGCTCTCGGCTGCGGCCTCGGCACGCGGTTCAACATCGACGACCTGCGCTACGACAAGGTCATCATCATGACCGACGCCGACGTGGACGGGGCGCATATCGCGTCCTTGTTGATGACTTTCTTCTTCACCCAGATGCGACCCCTGATCGACAAGGGCCATCTCTACCTCGCCTGCCCGCCCCTCTACCGCCTGACCCAAGGTGCCAAACGCATCTATGTGGCGGATGACGCCGAGAAGGAACGGATGATGGAGAAGGGCCTCGGCGGCCCCAAAGGAAAGAGTGGCGGCAAGATCGACGTCCAGCGCTTCAAGGGGCTTGGCGAGATGGACGCCAAGGACCTGAAGGACACGACCATGAACCCCGCGACCCGGAAACTGATCCGCGTCTCGATCCACGACGAGGTGCCGGGCGAGACCGGCGACCTCGTCGAGCGACTGATGGGCAAGAAGCCGGAGCTTCGGTTCCAGTATATCAGCGAGAACGCGCGGTTCGTGGAGGAGTTGGATGTTTAA
- a CDS encoding SAM-dependent methyltransferase gives MWNERYQGEEYLFGTEPANFLLRAAPWLKAGESVLCIADGEGRNSVWLAGQGLRVTAFDPAPNAVAKARRLAGARGVAVDFHIDDLEGWDWSAAHDVVAGIFIQFVGPEERAVLFRRIDGALRPGGLLLLHGYAPRQVEYGTGGPPYRENMYTLDLLHQAFAGYEMLRAEDFDAEVSEGTGHSGRSALIDFIARKPESPARAG, from the coding sequence ATGTGGAACGAACGCTATCAGGGCGAGGAATACCTGTTCGGAACGGAACCGGCCAATTTCCTTTTGCGCGCGGCGCCCTGGCTGAAGGCCGGCGAGAGCGTCCTGTGCATCGCCGACGGTGAAGGGCGGAACTCGGTCTGGCTGGCGGGGCAGGGGCTGAGGGTCACCGCCTTCGACCCGGCGCCGAACGCGGTCGCGAAGGCGCGGCGGCTAGCCGGGGCGCGGGGCGTGGCGGTCGATTTCCACATCGACGATCTGGAGGGCTGGGACTGGTCGGCCGCCCATGACGTGGTCGCGGGCATCTTCATCCAGTTCGTGGGGCCCGAGGAGCGGGCGGTGCTCTTCCGGCGGATCGACGGGGCGCTGAGGCCCGGCGGGCTCCTCCTCCTGCACGGCTACGCGCCGAGGCAGGTAGAGTACGGGACGGGCGGGCCGCCTTACAGGGAGAACATGTATACGCTCGATCTGCTGCATCAGGCTTTCGCGGGTTACGAGATGCTGCGGGCGGAGGATTTCGACGCCGAGGTCAGCGAGGGCACGGGCCATTCGGGGCGTTCGGCGCTGATCGACTTCATTGCGCGGAAGCCGGAGTCGCCGGCCCGCGCAGGCTAG
- the nadE gene encoding NAD(+) synthase, giving the protein MKTEAVIEHITGWLRDYSEKAGTNGFVVGVSGGIDSAVSSTLAARTRLPLLVAEMPIHQGRDQVSRARDHISFLKETYANAESREVELTGVFDRLIGALPDGPDAGAREMALVNTRARLRMTVLYYLAGLHGRLVLGTGNKVEDFGIGFFTKYGDGGVDLSPIADLSKTEVYEVGRALGVNPAILSAAPTDGLWGDDRTDEDQIGASYPELEWAMGFDGDRSALGARQAEVLALYERLNAANRHKMEPIPVCPIPDALR; this is encoded by the coding sequence ATGAAAACAGAGGCGGTCATCGAACACATCACCGGCTGGCTCCGGGACTACAGCGAGAAGGCGGGCACGAACGGCTTCGTCGTCGGCGTTTCCGGCGGCATCGATTCCGCCGTCTCCTCCACGCTGGCCGCGCGGACCCGCCTGCCGCTTCTCGTGGCAGAAATGCCGATCCACCAGGGCCGCGATCAGGTCAGCCGGGCGCGCGACCATATTTCCTTCCTGAAAGAGACCTACGCGAATGCAGAGAGCCGCGAGGTCGAACTGACCGGCGTCTTCGACCGGCTCATCGGGGCCTTGCCGGACGGTCCGGACGCGGGCGCGCGCGAGATGGCGCTGGTGAACACTCGCGCGCGGCTGCGCATGACGGTGCTCTACTACCTCGCGGGGCTACATGGCCGGCTCGTTCTGGGGACCGGCAACAAGGTCGAGGATTTCGGCATCGGCTTTTTCACCAAGTACGGCGACGGCGGCGTCGATCTCAGCCCGATCGCGGACCTCTCGAAGACCGAAGTCTACGAGGTCGGCCGCGCGCTCGGCGTTAACCCTGCGATCCTGTCGGCGGCGCCCACCGACGGGCTGTGGGGCGACGACCGCACCGACGAGGATCAGATCGGCGCCAGCTACCCAGAGCTTGAATGGGCGATGGGCTTCGACGGCGACCGGTCTGCGCTCGGCGCAAGGCAGGCCGAGGTCCTCGCGCTCTACGAGCGCTTGAATGCCGCGAACCGCCACAAGATGGAGCCGATCCCGGTCTGCCCTATTCCGGATGCTTTGCGGTAG
- a CDS encoding WD40/YVTN/BNR-like repeat-containing protein → MSSRPIQILVGTNKGAFIINGVGDRSGWTVRGPHCDGWPINHMVGDAETGTIWAGGGGDWHGAGVWRSDDGGERWEVTRLTRGQMDDWAANDPDFAKMIGWTDGALPFGADFSQIWSLGVSHGTLYAGTKPATLLASRDAGKSWAKVDGLTDHPSAETWNPGAAGLVLHSIVSAPGDRGKLWVGISAAGVFATEDGGKSWDRRNRLSNAEACGHHDHPAAPRDGEIGHCVHNMVRASGTADLLYQQNHHGVWRSSDGGRSWDDITDGLPSTFGFPIRVHPRDPDTIWTLPLNGDSAGRYPPGAAAAVWRSRDGGQSWQAHREGLPQEACFFTVLRQAMAGDARDPAGVYFGTNSGSVFASLDEGETWNEIARHLPTVLAVEVLDRAAP, encoded by the coding sequence ATGTCTTCTCGACCTATCCAGATCCTCGTCGGAACGAACAAGGGAGCTTTTATCATCAATGGTGTCGGCGACCGGTCCGGCTGGACCGTTAGGGGTCCCCATTGCGACGGCTGGCCGATCAACCACATGGTCGGTGACGCCGAGACCGGAACGATCTGGGCCGGTGGCGGCGGCGACTGGCACGGCGCGGGTGTCTGGAGGTCCGACGACGGCGGCGAGCGCTGGGAAGTCACGCGGCTGACGCGGGGCCAGATGGACGACTGGGCCGCAAACGACCCCGACTTCGCGAAGATGATCGGCTGGACGGACGGAGCCCTGCCGTTCGGCGCCGACTTTTCTCAGATCTGGTCGCTCGGCGTGTCGCACGGCACGCTCTACGCAGGAACCAAGCCCGCGACCCTGTTGGCGAGCCGCGATGCCGGGAAGTCATGGGCGAAGGTCGATGGCCTGACCGATCACCCGTCGGCCGAGACATGGAACCCGGGCGCTGCCGGCCTCGTGCTGCACAGCATCGTCTCCGCGCCCGGGGATCGCGGGAAGCTCTGGGTCGGCATCTCGGCAGCCGGGGTCTTCGCGACGGAAGATGGCGGCAAGAGCTGGGACCGGCGCAATCGCCTCTCGAACGCCGAGGCGTGCGGGCACCACGACCACCCCGCCGCGCCACGGGACGGCGAGATCGGGCATTGCGTCCACAACATGGTACGCGCGTCCGGCACGGCGGACCTGCTTTACCAGCAGAACCACCACGGTGTCTGGCGCTCCTCCGATGGCGGCCGCAGCTGGGATGACATCACGGACGGGCTGCCTTCGACCTTCGGCTTTCCAATCCGTGTGCATCCGCGCGATCCCGATACGATCTGGACGCTGCCGCTCAACGGCGACAGCGCGGGGCGCTATCCGCCGGGGGCCGCGGCGGCGGTCTGGCGGTCGCGCGACGGCGGACAAAGCTGGCAGGCGCATCGCGAGGGGCTGCCGCAGGAGGCGTGCTTCTTCACCGTGCTGCGGCAGGCCATGGCCGGGGATGCGCGCGACCCGGCTGGGGTCTATTTCGGCACGAACAGCGGCTCGGTCTTCGCGAGCCTCGACGAGGGCGAGACCTGGAACGAGATCGCCCGCCACCTGCCGACCGTCCTGGCGGTGGAGGTGCTGGACCGGGCAGCGCCCTGA
- a CDS encoding response regulator transcription factor has product MAERILVVDDDRQLTSFLERFLQKQGYQVSTAATATQMGLAMEHQEFDLIVLDIGLPDGDGFEVTREIRKSSELPIVVLTARDEVFDRVIGLELGADDYLTKPFEPRELLARIKSVLRRSRAPEPAATAATNLRFRDFSGFRMDLVARTLCRSSDDTPIGVTSTEYALLLALTDHPGKVLTRSAILDALYGNSTAVTDRAIDAHIVRLRRKLDEGDHERSLIRTVHGVGYTLAADVVTAR; this is encoded by the coding sequence ATGGCCGAGCGAATTCTGGTTGTCGATGACGACCGACAGCTGACATCATTTCTGGAAAGGTTCCTTCAAAAGCAGGGCTATCAGGTTTCGACCGCGGCCACGGCAACCCAGATGGGCCTCGCGATGGAGCATCAGGAGTTCGACCTGATCGTTCTGGATATCGGCCTGCCTGATGGTGACGGTTTCGAGGTCACCCGCGAAATCCGGAAATCGTCGGAACTACCCATCGTCGTCCTGACGGCGCGCGACGAGGTGTTTGACCGGGTCATCGGGCTGGAGCTGGGAGCCGACGATTACCTCACCAAACCATTCGAGCCGCGCGAATTGCTGGCTCGTATCAAGTCCGTCCTACGCCGAAGCCGCGCGCCCGAGCCAGCGGCGACGGCCGCTACGAACCTGCGATTTCGTGATTTTTCCGGTTTTCGCATGGACCTGGTGGCGCGCACCCTCTGTCGTAGCTCCGACGACACGCCGATCGGCGTGACCTCGACTGAATACGCCCTGCTGCTGGCGTTGACCGACCATCCTGGCAAAGTTCTGACCCGATCCGCGATACTCGATGCGCTTTACGGCAATTCGACCGCAGTGACCGACCGGGCGATCGACGCCCATATCGTCCGCCTCCGCCGCAAGCTCGACGAAGGTGATCACGAGAGGTCGTTGATCCGGACGGTACATGGCGTGGGCTATACGCTCGCTGCCGATGTCGTGACAGCAAGGTAA